In bacterium, the DNA window AAAACATATGCTCATTGCGGTATAAGGGATAACTGTATTAACATAAATATTGAAACCGCTGAACAGGTAAAAAGAAAGCGCGACAAAAAAACACGCGCTCAGGACGCTAAGAGGAACATATATCCAGAACCGGTGCGGGATATTGACAACTCCGATTACAACAGCAAGCAGAAATGTTATCAAAACACCGTATAATAACGGAGTCTTTAATATAAAATCCCGCTCTAATACGGTATTCAAAGCATTGGCATGGACAAGAAGAAGAGGAACCTTATTTGAAGAAATGGGTATAAGGCCCAAATCATCGCCGCCTGTTATACCGGCGCCGTATATAATAATTTTTTTAGAGTAATCATCGGGGTAAACAACCGGCGGTATATTTCCGCTTAACTGGCTGTCCGCCTTAATGATCTGAATAGCCGGGTCACCTTTAAAATCTTTCACGGAACCCCTGAAATTAACCGGCATACAATATTTGTCATCCACCGGGATCCTGACCGAAGTGCCTTTTATGGAAATAATATTGCCGGCAAGTTCAATGTCTTTGGAATTCCTGTTAAAATGCCTCAAGAGAATGGCGAGCATAAAGGAAGGATATACTTTGCCCGAGTAACTTATAAGCATGGGCAGCTTTCTTACAATACCATCCGAATCTTCAGGCGCGTTTACAAATCCCAGAAAACCCGAACCGGCAATTTCAGCCACTGGAAGCTGCACGGCATCAGATTTAATGATACCCCGAACCGTTTCCCGCGCGGCGTCAACAGCAAAGCCGCCGATTAACAAATCATCCCCTTCCTCCATATAATCTCTGTAGAGAGATATATCCACATCCTTTCCAATCTTAAAATAATACGGCCAGATAACCCTGTTGTTTAAAAGTTTGGTAAAATAGATGATATTATCAAGTCCGTATTTCTTTTTCTCATAGTATTCGAATCTTATATCAAAACCGACTGCCGACGGGTTTGTCCTGGACAGGAACTGGAGGACCTGGGCATGGTTGGTCCACGGCCACGGCCACTTGCTGTCACCCAGCCGGATAGACTGGTCGTCTACAACTATCAGTTTTATCTTATCCGATATTTTTGTCCCCGCATTAATCCTCATTTTATAATCGTATATCCTGTTTTCCATGCCTTTAACGGGTTCAAGCATACAGAAAAAATAAGCGAAAATGCATGAAACAAGGGGGATAAAAAGACATAGGACAAGATATTTTTTTACGTTCATATTTCAA includes these proteins:
- a CDS encoding adenylate/guanylate cyclase domain-containing protein, with amino-acid sequence MLEPVKGMENRIYDYKMRINAGTKISDKIKLIVVDDQSIRLGDSKWPWPWTNHAQVLQFLSRTNPSAVGFDIRFEYYEKKKYGLDNIIYFTKLLNNRVIWPYYFKIGKDVDISLYRDYMEEGDDLLIGGFAVDAARETVRGIIKSDAVQLPVAEIAGSGFLGFVNAPEDSDGIVRKLPMLISYSGKVYPSFMLAILLRHFNRNSKDIELAGNIISIKGTSVRIPVDDKYCMPVNFRGSVKDFKGDPAIQIIKADSQLSGNIPPVVYPDDYSKKIIIYGAGITGGDDLGLIPISSNKVPLLLVHANALNTVLERDFILKTPLLYGVLITFLLAVVIGVVNIPHRFWIYVPLSVLSACFFVALSFYLFSGFNIYVNTVIPYTAMSICFGGAVVYKHVIETKDKRYIKKVLGRYISKNIMDMLLKDPSKLKLHGERKNMTVLFSDIRGFTSYCEKRSPDEVVPVLNEYLDRMTRVIISRNGTLDKYIGDALMAFWNAPVEQKDHARLAVLTALDMMKELKLLHSDFSEKGLETIDMGIGINTGPVMVGNMGSSQIYDYTVIGDNVNLASRVEGLTRKYPFGIIITETTYDCIKGEFEVDFLDEVTVKGKDKKVKIFCVKGIKS